Genomic DNA from Deltaproteobacteria bacterium GWA2_45_12:
CGGTTTTCAACCAATCAGGCAAAAAAAATGGACGCATTTCTTTCCCAGTTGCACATGCATTTAAAAACACTGCCCTTAAAACCGGCAACTATTTTGGGGCCGGCCCCTTCCCCCCTTGAAAAAATCAAGGGGCAACACCGGGTCCATCTTTTGATAAAGGCCCCCCAAGCCATGACGTTACATCAGGCCATTGCCAAAGTGGAAAACCTCCTCCAAAAAATGGGGCCCAGTGGCCTTAAATGGGCCATTGATGTGGATCCGCTGGCTATGTTATAAAATAATCAAATGTCTTTAGAAATTCTTACATTCCCCAATAAGCAGCTGAAGGAAAAATCCAAAGAAATCAAAAAAATCTCAAAAACACACGAACAGCTTGTAAGGGAAATGTTTCAAACAATGTATGAAGCCGGTGGTATCGGTCTGGCCGCCCCCCAAGTGGGGGAACTGATCAGGCTTGTTGTGGTGGATGTGCCCATTGTCAACCCCATCAATCCAGAAAAACAGACGCCGGACCCTGTTTGTTTTATCAACCCGCTTGTCATCAGTGGGCAAGGCCAAGCCGAGACCGAGGAAGGATGTCTTTCGTGCCCCGAACTCATTGTAAAAGTGACACGCTTTGATTGGATCGAACTTCAATATCTTGACCTTGAAGGAAACCAGCATATAAACCCGTTTACAGGATTAAAAGCAGTTTGCATTCAGCACGAAATTGATCATTTAAATGGCGTGCTTCTTGTAGACAAAGTCACTCGTTTGGAACGCGATTTATACCGCAACAAACGGATCAAAATTGCGGAAACTGAAAAAGATTTAGAAAATGTAATTTAGTTATGGATTATGAGTTATGAATTATGAGATTTTTCCCCCTCTTTCTCATAACTCATAACTCATAACTCATCCTCTTCTTTGAACCCATCCATTCTCTTTTTTGGCACCCCTGAATTTGGCAAAATTATTTTGGAAAAAATAATGGGGGCAGGTTACCCGCTTGTGGGCGTTGTTACCCAGCCAGACAGGCCTTCCGGGCGCGGGCAAGAAATGAAAACATCGGCGTGTGCCCTCTTTGCAAAAGGAAAAAATCTTCCTCTTTTCCAACCCGAAACTCTTAAAAACAAAGAAACCCTTGCCGTTTTGAAAAACTTAAATCCGGATTTTATTGTCAGTGCCGCCTATGGTCTTTTCTTGCCCCATGAAATCTTGACCATGGCCCGCATTGATATTTTAAATGTTCACCCATCGTTGCTTCCCCTTTATCGCGGAGCCGCTCCCATTCAACGGGCCATCCTTGATGGAAAAAAGGAAACGGGTGTCACCATCATGAGAACAACGGCCAAAATGGATTCGGGTCCCATCTTTTTACAAAAAAAACATCCCATTACCCCCGAAAATACCAGCGCCACCTTGCACGACAAGCTTGCATCTCTTGGAGGAGAATTGCTTGTGGAAGTTTTGGAGAAAATTCCCCAGGGGCTCACTGCCTACCCCCAGGATGAAACACAAGTAAGTTATGCTCCCATGCTCAAAAAAGAAGAAGGATGCATTCAATGGGACAACCCTGCACAAAAAATTTTGAATCAGATTCATGCTTTTCATCCATGGCCCTCGGCCTATACATTCATTGACAATAAACGCCTTAAAATCTACGATGGCTCTGTACTTCCAGAGGTTCCCCAACACAACCCGGGTACCATTTACCTGATAAGCCCCAAAGGATTGCATGTGGCTTGCCGGGGAACGGCTCTTTGCATTAGCGAAGTCCATCTTGAGGGGAAAAAAAGAATGCCCGCCTTTGAATTTGCCAAAGGGTCTCGTCTTAAAGAAGGGATGACTTTTTCATGAAACAAAAACTGATTGCACCTTCCATTTTGTCGGCCGATTTTTCAAAACTGGGAGAAGAAATCAAGGCTGTTGAAAAAGCAGACGCCGACTGGATTCACGTGGATGTGAT
This window encodes:
- a CDS encoding peptide deformylase, with amino-acid sequence MSLEILTFPNKQLKEKSKEIKKISKTHEQLVREMFQTMYEAGGIGLAAPQVGELIRLVVVDVPIVNPINPEKQTPDPVCFINPLVISGQGQAETEEGCLSCPELIVKVTRFDWIELQYLDLEGNQHINPFTGLKAVCIQHEIDHLNGVLLVDKVTRLERDLYRNKRIKIAETEKDLENVI
- a CDS encoding methionyl-tRNA formyltransferase gives rise to the protein MNPSILFFGTPEFGKIILEKIMGAGYPLVGVVTQPDRPSGRGQEMKTSACALFAKGKNLPLFQPETLKNKETLAVLKNLNPDFIVSAAYGLFLPHEILTMARIDILNVHPSLLPLYRGAAPIQRAILDGKKETGVTIMRTTAKMDSGPIFLQKKHPITPENTSATLHDKLASLGGELLVEVLEKIPQGLTAYPQDETQVSYAPMLKKEEGCIQWDNPAQKILNQIHAFHPWPSAYTFIDNKRLKIYDGSVLPEVPQHNPGTIYLISPKGLHVACRGTALCISEVHLEGKKRMPAFEFAKGSRLKEGMTFS